Proteins encoded together in one Oncorhynchus mykiss isolate Arlee chromosome 7, USDA_OmykA_1.1, whole genome shotgun sequence window:
- the zc3h13 gene encoding zinc finger CCCH domain-containing protein 13 isoform X3, which yields MSKIRRRVTVENSKTISDSSSSQTTTTPSRRPSVFERLGPSTGSNAVEVCTSTPASNPLTDTTHACPEKTNCRNWLKTGNCSYGNTCRYTHGTQPRGKGFSGSFSRSAERPTGDLRERMKNKRQDVESDATKRDPEEPTSPTARQRDSSRGRHREKEDIKITKERSPASEEETTEWEANREDSDNGDYDYELSLEMKRQKIQRELMKLEQENMEKREEIVIKKEVPEPTTKTRTTIISKTSPERSSSRGSPSSRKSSGSPKHTKGPKASGSRKKEKKTSVSSSASATARSSKGGHGKKKGPRTPSPPPPVLPLVNPVMAAGGKKHKGKHKNKEKCEEKPPKEGKERGRDVEKHKEKKEKRRDRSDSSHKAKRSVMSEERSGSVSSLSRDREASPSARKNKSTSPKVASQKTLAPASPPHRSPPPRHKRTPTPPRHHSPSSHSGSSAQRHSSSPRRRRSASPTYNREPPAASSPPGQRCSSRSPAASRDTSSPQRRTSPGGRNHSRGRERGRSERGRSPPAQEHRHERRDESRGKREKDGSREDRDYEAAETSSSRDAAREDRETKEGRDRRGDGRSDRRGDSTSTSRDPTRDRDRDTKDSTREPRTTETTSTRSGRDPLEYRDREREREREKEKERERERGEREKTDRKEEAVPEEGRGYGRGHGREEGGRTEGKGETRTESRAERPGRGRGREADASDKVSSGSTRNARGSQQESGGHDGWESRSGGGFREKSAERSTDRGAERGGAERGGGAERGGVDRGGAERDRYDGDRRGGEQATGRDSSYDRRGGHTDRGDRRENREREQRASSPGRHPARGEEPDREETRGRDERRGEEKGGDRREDRAREREREREREREKEREREKEKEREAERERVREREREREREREKEREREKEKEREKEREREREREEREREREERDRERKEREREREREREREREQRERERQREWEEREKGRDERRERTRDEPRDDRSVRDSHEDRKTSRKRHRVETTPSPTRPSPKRARDATPGDGEEYNSPEEKSERLIGGGQPKVRPTSGSGPITILPVTVPVCPPPPVLDSVEKHRLLSQVVLPPQDPLLRSPPSTSVAEDAKPSRWKDEERRGGGDKREGRSRRNEEADARGDRGGAGRGGERRGEHPSDSSTPVSASGSDSRRGKERDGREPTPPPPPVALVTEDRDTPVPSGHEEGKKKTKSQKKGLKKGRKEEAVAGGVSGAPERFTNPEPPSSMALSDAPPPPLLSPRKAPKKKALDKKRKRSRGAESDASEEEPGSSHLPPGKRNKRGPRTPPPAPKEALLSQRAMPHSVAEPLPQPVKMDANFSDWSDEDVLERGGGSAPVKAPPTVPTERTPTEALPRRGGPRGGKERLERPVPLPIAPLLSQDPPMLLQTLPPQPLMSQPLLRKPPPEQKRSSSMGSNQSRASSRRLRSPSNESAHREDPQQGQGPGRPRRGHQLQGANSRDRERERERERERERERDRERERERGERERGPVLTEPPVVRGEERKSRIDQLRRGEPSRSTSSDRQDSRSHSSRRSSPESERQVQSRAGSYDGREREREREREREQFERERERKDLRQQQGPPGPLPPLQQQGQQRDWEPEGPREWGGRGREPLLMRGGNREQMRERDLRDMRGERERLLPEGLLQQHERERERERGGNRGIGRGGDHGNDRERERMLLMDLPPHGDPKNRMDMRGDRPDMRGDRPDMRGDRPDMRGDRPDLRGDMRGDMRPDMRGDIRGDMRGDMRGDIRGDMRPDMRGDIRGDMRPDMRGDMRPDIRGDIRGDMRPDMRGDMRPDIRGDIRGDMRPDMRGDIRGDMRPDMRGDMRPDIRGDIRGDMRGDIRGDMRPDIRGDIRGDMRPDIRGDIRGDMRPDIRGDIRGDMRGGPDIRPDIRPDHMRPDIRGPDRAEFSLLLPHEALGHGGMDQDKAGNSHHPVGGQIQEAEKQDSIDDEDDAKADDAVSVVSGGEEYEPISDDELDEILADSAQKREDGQEEEKTPGPLDVIDVDWSSLMPKQKQEPRAAGAALLRFTPGAVLLRAGVSKRLAGPELLERVREVCKKELDDPKDADKLFEHDLGALNKAALNRKIERAGLLRNLGPCCKALCARRDMAIRRQLLKNEKGLAKQMYPSVPVVDSELFQLSMRLFKKTVAAARSNQPPLGPPAGPEKADKGPPGLVPATSPVAKPSTPQPPEMCIS from the exons ATGTCCAAGATAAGGCGGAGGGTAACAGTGGAGAATTCTAAAACCATATCTGACAGCAGCAGTAGCCAGACCACCACCACCCCGTCTCGCCGGCCCAGCGTGTTTGAAAGACTTGGCCCCAGCACTGGTAGTAATGCTGTCGAGGTGTGTACCTCTACACCTGCATCTAACCCACTGACAGATACAACACATGCATGTCCAGAGAAG ACTAATTGTAGAAATTGGTTGAAGACTGGGAATTGCAGTTACGGCAATACTTGTCGCTACACACATGGAACTCAGCCACGAGGCAAAGGATTTAGTGGATCTTTTAGCAG GTCAGCGGAGAGACCAACTGGCGATCTGCGAGAGAGGATGAAGAATAAGAGGCAGGATGTTGAATCAGATGCTACAAAGAGAGACCCAGAGGAGCCTACGTCCCCCACAGCCAGA CAGCGAGACTCGTCCCGAGGCCGCCACAGGGAGAAGGAAGATATAAAAATCACTAAAGAGAGAAGCCCTGCCAGCGAAGAAGAGACCACCGAGTGGGAAGCCAACCGCGAAG ACTCGGATAACGGTGACTACGACTACGAATTATCCCTAGAGATGAAGAGACAGAAGATCCAGCGGGAGCTCATGAAGTTGGAGCAGGAGAAtatggagaaaagagaggagattGTTATCAAGAAAGAGGTACCG GAGCCGACCACCAAAACTAGGACCACTATCATATCCAAG ACATCCCCGGAACGTTCCAGCTCTAGAGGTTCCCCCTCCTCCAGGAAGTCCAGTGGATCCCCCAAACACACTAAAGGACCTAAAGCTTCCGGTTCtaggaagaaggagaagaagaccTCTGTGTCGTCCTCTGCATCCGCCACGGCCAGATCTTCCAAGGGGGGCCACGGGAAGAAGAAAGGTCCCCGCACCCCCAGCCCCCCTCCTCCGGTGCTTCCGCTGGTGAACCCTGTCATGGCAGCCGGGGGGAAGAAGCACAAGGGGAAGCACAAGAACAAGGAGAAGTGTGAGGAGAAGCCGCCcaaggagggaaaggagagagggagagatgtggagaaacacaaggagaagaaggagaaacgCAG AGACCGGTCAGACAGCTCCCACAAGGCCAAGCGGTCTGTGATGTCTGAGGAACGTTCCGGCAGCGTGTCCTCTCTTTCCAGAGACCGAGAGGCGTCCCCGTCAGCCAGGAAGAACAAGTCCACCTCCCCAAAAGTAGCCTCCCAGAAGACCCTTGCGCCTGCCTCCCCACCTCACAG GTCTCCCCCTCCCCGCCACAAGCGCACCCCCACCCCGCCCCGCCACCActccccctcctcccactctGGCTCCTCAGCCCAGAGACACTCTTCTTCCCCTCGCCGGCGCCGCTCGGCATCCCCCACCTACAACCGCGAGCCCCCAGCCGCCTCCTCACCTCCTGGCCAGAGGTGTTCCTCCCGCTCCCCTGCAGCCTCCCGGgacacctcctctcctcagaGGAGGACTAGCCCCGGAGGACGAAACCACTCTCGGGGGCGTGAGAGAGGACgcagtgagagggggaggagccCACCTGCCCAGGAGCACCGACACGAGCGTCGAGACG AGAGCCGCGGGAAGCGAGAGAAAGACGGTAGCCGTGAGGACCGGGACTACGAGGCGGCAGAGACGAGCTCTTCTCGTGATGCCGCCCGTGAGGACCGGGAGACAAAAGAGGGGCGAGACCGCCGGGGTGACGGGCGCAGCGACCGACGAGGAGACTCCACCAGTACCTCCAGGGACCCCACCAGGGATAGAGACCGGGACACCAAGGACTCGACCCGGGAACCCAGAACCACAGAGACCACGTCAACACGCTCCGGACGAGACCCTCTGGAGTACAGGGACCGAGAacgggagagggagcgagaaaaggagaaagagagggagcgggagagaggagagagggagaagacggACAGGAAGGAGGAGGCTGTCCCGGAGGAGGGGAGGGGCTATGGGAGGGGCCACGGgcgagaggaaggagggaggactgAAGGGAAGGGGGAGACGAGGACAGAGAGTAGAGCTGAGAGACCTGGCAGGGGTAGGGGCCGCGAGGCTGACGCATCTGACAAAG TTTCCTCAGGCTCCACCCGGAACGCCCGAGGCTCCCAGCAGGAGAGCGGTGGTCATGACGGCTGGGAGTCACGTAGCGGCGGAGGCTTCCGTGAGAAGAGTGCGGAGAGGAGCACCGACCGCGGGGCGGAGAGAGGAGgcgcagagagaggaggaggcgcCGAAAGAGGAGGTGTCGACAGAGGAGGAGCGGAGCGTGACCGTTATGacggagacaggagaggaggggagcaggcgaCTGGGAGAGACTCATCCTACGACCGTAGAGGTGGTCACACCGACCGTGGTGACcgcagagagaacagggagagag AGCAAAGAGCTTCCTCTCCTGGTCGGCACCCAGCCAGAGGAGAAGAGCCGGACAGGGAGGAGACCAGAGGGAGGGATGAACgcagaggagaggaaaaaggagggGACAGGCGAGAGGACAGGGcccgagagagggagcgagagagggaacgggaaagagagaaggagagagaaagagagaaggagaaggagagggaggcagagcgggagagggttcgggagagggagcgagaacgggagcgagagagggaaaaggaaagggagagggaaaaggagaaagagagggaaaaggagcgagagagggaacgggagagggaagagagggagcgggagagggaggagcgagatagggagaggaaggagagagagcgggagagggaacgagagcgggagagggagcgagagcaaagagagagggagaggcagcggGAATGGGAGGAGCGTGAGAAAGGAAGGGATGAGCGACGGGAACGGACTAGGGATGAACCAAGGGACGACCGCTCTGTCCGAGACTCGCATGAAGACCGCAAGACCAG CCGGAAGAGGCACAGGGTAGAGACCACACCCAGCCCGACTCGCCCCTCTCCCAAGCGAGCAAGGGACGCCACCCCAGGAGACGGCGAGGAATACAACAGCCCTGAGGAGAAAAGTGAGCGTTTGATTGGTGGAGGTCAGCCCAAGGTCCGCCCCACCTCTGGCTCTGGCCCAATCACCATCCTCCCCGTCACAGTACCAGtgtgtcctcctcctccagtgcTTGACA GTGTTGAGAAACACCGGCTGTTGAGTCAGGTGGTACTCCCGCCCCAGGACCCCCTCCTGCGTTCCCCCCCCAGCACCTCTGTAGCGGAGGACGCCAAGCCCAGCCGCTGGAAGGACGAGGAGCGCCGTGGAGGCGGGgacaagagggaggggaggagccGCCGGAACGAGGAGGCCGACGCCCgcggagacagaggaggagcaggcagaggaggagagagacggggggagcaCCCCTCAGATAGCAGTACCCCTGTCTCGGCCTCCGGCTCGGACTCTAggaggggtaaagagagggaCGGTCGGGAGCCCACCCCTCCCCCGCCTCCCGTGGCCCTGGTCACTGAGGACAGAGATACTCCAGTCCCGTCAGGTCATGAGGAGGGCAAGAAGAAGACTAAGTCCCAGAAGAAAGGCCTGAagaaggggaggaaggaggaggctgTGGCAGGAGGTGTTTCAGGAGCTCCAGAGAGGTTCACCAACCCAGAGCCCCCCTCCTCCATGGCCCTCTCGGacgcccccccaccccctctcctctccccccgcaAAGCGCCTAAGAAGAAGGCGCTGGACAAGAAGAGGAAACGATCCCGTGGCGCTGAGTCGGATGCGTCGGAGGAGGAACCAGGCTCCTCCCATCTTCCCCCGGGCAAGAGGAACAAGAGGGGTCCCCGGACGCCCCCGCCCGCGCCAAAGGAGGCTCTGCTATCCCAGAGGGCCATGCCACATTCAGTTGCAGAGCCCTTGCCACAGCCCGTCAAAATGGACGCCAACTTCAGCGACTGGTCTGACGAGGATGTGCTGGAGCGCGGTGGTGGATCGGCGCCCGTTAAGGCACCCCCCACAGTCCCCACTGAGAGGACTCCGACCGAAGCTCTTCCCAGGAGAGGAGGTCCGAGGGGGGGcaaggagaggttggagaggccTGTTCCCCTGCCCATCGCCCCTCTGCTGTCCCAGGACCCTCCCATGTTACTCCAGACCCTGCCTCCCCAGCCCCTCATGTCCCAGCCCCTGCTGAGGAAGCCTCCTCCGGAGCAGAAGAGGAGCAGCAGTATGGGAAGCAACCAGAGCAGGGCCTCATCCAGACGTCTCCGTTCTCCCTCCAACGAGTCAGCCCACAGAGAGGACCCTCAGCAGGGCCAAGGACCAGGGCGACCCAGGAGAGGACACCAGCTCCAGGGGGCCAACTCCCGAGACCGGGAACGAGAAAGGGAACGAGAAAGGGAGCGAGAAAGGGAgcgagacagggaaagagagagggagcgtggtgagagagagagggggccagtGCTCACAGAGCCTCCagtggtgaggggagaggagcggAAGTCACGCATCGaccagctgaggagaggagagcccaGTCGCAGCACCTCCTCAG ACCGGCAGGACTCTCGCAGCCACAGCTCCAGACGTAGCTCTCCTGAGTCAGAGCGGCAGGTGCAGTCGCGGGCCGGGTCCTACGACGGCAGAGagcgtgagagggagagagagagggagcgggaacAGTTTGAGAGGGAGCGTGAGCGCAAGGACCTCCGACAGCAACAGGGGCCTCCGGGGCCACTACCTCCTCTCCAGCAGCAGGGGCAGCAGAGAGACTGGGAGCCCGAGGGGCCACGGGAGTGGGGTGGGAGAGGCCGTGAACCCCTCCTCATGCGTGGAGGCAACAGAGAGCAAATGAGAGAGCGTGATCTCCGTGACATGCGGGGTGAGAGAGAGCGGCTTCTGCCCGAGGGTCTCCTGCAGCAGCACGAACGAGAGCGGGAAAGGGAGCGTGGTGGCAACAGGGGCATTGGCCGCGGTGGTGACCATGGCAACGACCGGGAGCGGGAGAGGATGCTGCTGATGGACCTGCCGCCACATGGGGACCCCAAGAACAGGATGGACATgaggggagacagaccagatatgaggggagacagaccagatatgaggggagacagaccagatatGAGGGGAGACAGACCCGATTTAAGAGGGGACATGCGAGGAGATATGAGACCTGATATGAGGGGAGACATTCGAGGGGATATGAGAGGAGACATGAGAGGAGACATTCGAGGAGATATGAGACCTGATATGAGGGGAGACATTCGAGGGGACATGAGACCTGATATGAGGGGAGACATGAGACCTGATATTAGGGGAGACATTCGAGGGGATATGAGACCTGATATGAGGGGAGACATGAGACCCGATATTAGGGGAGATATTCGAGGGGATATGAGACCCGATATGAGGGGAGACATTCGAGGGGACATGAGACCTGATATGAGGGGAGACATGAGACCTGATATTAGGGGAGACATTCGAGGGGATATGAGGGGAGACATTCGAGGGGACATGAGACCTGATATTAGGGGAGACATTCGAGGGGACATGAGACCTGATATTAGGGGAGACATCCGAGGTGATATGAGACCTGATATTAGGGGAGACATTCGAGGGGATATGAGAGGGGGGCCAGATATCAGACCGGACATAAGGCCAGATCACATGAGACCAGATATCAGGGGGCCGGACAGGGCTGagttctctctcctgctcccccACGAAGCCTTGGGACACGGCGGCATGGACCAGGACAAAGCAGGCAACAGCCATCACCCTGTGGGAGGACAGATACAGGAAGCAGAGAAACAGGACAGCATTGACG ACGAAGATGACGCGAAGGCGGATGACGCTGTGTCGGTGGTGTCTGGCGGGGAGGAGTACGAGCCAATCAGTGATGACGAGTTGGATGAGATCTTGGCGGACAGCGCCCAGAAGAGAGAGGATGGGCAGGAAGAAGAGAAGACGCCAG GTCCCCTGGATGTGATTGATGTGGACTGGTCCAGCCTGATGCCCAAGCAGAAGCAGGAGCCCCGGGCGGCAGGGGCAGCTCTGCTCCGGTTCACCCCAGGGGCAGTGCTCCTCAGGGCGGGCGTCTCCAAGCGGCTGGCTGGGCCCGAGCTCCTGGAGAGAGTCAGGGAGGTCTGCAAAAAGGAGCTGGACGACCCTAAAG ATGCTGACAAGCTGTTTGAGCACGACCTGGGtgctctgaacaaggcagctcTGAACAGGAAGATAGAGAGGGCAGGTCTGCTGAGGAACCTGGGCCCCTGCTGTAAGGCCCTCTGTGCCCGCAGGGACATGGCCATCAGACGGCAGCTCCTCAAGAACGAAAAG ggcCTGGCCAAGCAGATGTACCCCAGTGTTCCTGTGGTGGACAGTGAGCTCTTCCAACTCAGCATGCGTCTCTTCAAGAAGACTGTAGCCGCCGCCAGAAGCAACCAGCCCCCGTTGGGGCCCCCAGCAGGCCCAGAGAAGGCCGACAAGGGGCCACCGGGGCTGGTACCGGCAACTTCACCGGTAGCCAAGCCCAGTACACCACAGCCCCCCGAGATGTGTATCTCCTGA